One genomic region from Sciurus carolinensis chromosome 2, mSciCar1.2, whole genome shotgun sequence encodes:
- the Wdr20 gene encoding WD repeat-containing protein 20 isoform X5, whose amino-acid sequence MYLYNVEHTCGTTAPHYQLLKQGESFAVHTCKSKSTRNPLLKWTVGEGALSEFAFSPDGKFLACVSQDGFLRVFNFDSVELHGTMKSYFGGLLCVCWSPDGKYIVTGGEDDLVTVWSFVDCRVIARGHGHKSWVSVVAFDPYTTSVEESDPMEFSGSDEDFQDLLHFGRDRANSTQSRLSKRNSTDSRPVSVTYRFGSVGQDTQLCLWDLTEDILFPHQPLSRARTHTNVMNATSPPAGSNGNSVTTPGNSVPPPLPRSNSLPHSAVSNAGSKSSVMDGAIASGVSKFATLSLHDRKERHHEKDHKRNHSMGHISSKSSDKLNLVTKTKTDPAKTLGTPLCPRMEDVPLLEPLICKKIAHERLTVLIFLEDCIVTACQEGFICTWGRPGKVGFLSPPHQASSPGGTVV is encoded by the exons ATGTACTTGTATAATGTGGAGCACACTTGTGGCACCACAGCCCCCCACTACCAGCTTCTGAAGCAGGGAGAGAGCTTTGCTGTGCACACTTGCAAGAGCAAATCCACGAGGAACCCTCTCCTTAAGTGGACGGTGGGCGAGGGGGCCCTCAGCGAGTTTGCTTTCTCCCCAGATGGCAAGTTCTTAGCGTGTGTGAGCCAGGACGGGTTTCTGCGGGTGTTCAATTTCGACTCAGTGGAGCTGCATGGTACGATGAAAAGCTACTTTGGGGGCTtgctgtgtgtgtgctggagCCCAGATGGCAAGTACATTGTGACAGGTGGAGAGGACGACTTGGTGACAGTCTGGTCCTTTGTAGACTGCCGAGTAATAGCTAGAGGCCATGGGCACAAATCCTGGGTCAGTGTTGTGGCATTTGATCCCTATACTACTAGCGTAGAAGAAAGCGACCCTATGGAGTTCAGTGGCAGTGATGAGGACTTCCAGGACCTTCTTCATTTTGGCAGAGATCGAGCAAACAGTACACAGTCCCGGCTGTCCAAGAGGAACTCTACTGACAGCCGCCCCGTAAGTGTTACGTACCGCTTTGGTTCAGTGGGCCAGGACACGCAGCTGTGTTTGTGGGACCTTACGGAAGACATCCTTTTCCCTCACCAACCCCTCTCAAGAGCAAGGACACACACAAATGTCATGAATGCCACAAGTCCTCCCGCTGGAAGTAATGGGAACAGTGTCACAACACCTGGGAACTCTGTGCCCCCTCCGCTGCCTCGGTCCAACAGCCTTCCTCACTCGGCGGTCTCCAATGCAGGCAGCAAAAGCAGCGTCATGGATGGGGCCATTGCCTCTGGGGTCAGCAAATTTGCAACTCTCTCACTGCACGACCGGAAAGAGAGACACCATGAGAAAGACCACAAGCGAAACCATAGCATGGGACACATTTCTAGCAAGAGCAGTGACAAACTGAATCTAGTTACTAAAACCAAAACGGACCCAGCTAAAACTTTGGGAACGCCCCTGTGTCCTCGGATGGAAGACGTTCCCTTGTTAGAGCCGCTGATCTGTAAAAAGATAGCACATGAAAGACTGACtgtattaatttttcttgaagACTGTATAGTCACTGCTTGTCAGGAGGGATTTATTTGCACATGGGGAAGGCCTGGTAAAGTG GGCTTCTTGTCACCCCCACACCAGGCCAGTTCTCCAGGTGGAACTGTAGTGTAG